From the genome of Branchiostoma floridae strain S238N-H82 chromosome 8, Bfl_VNyyK, whole genome shotgun sequence:
TACAAAGACATGTTTTCACGTCAGTCTGCGACTCTGCCAGTGCCACACGCTATGGTGGGAAGTCATTGAGAAAGTCTAGGTTTGTTGTAAGATGGAAAGACTTTTTGTTAAGTTTAAGGAAAGTACAAAGACATATCCTCACGTTCTGCGACTCTGCCAGTGCCACCCTGTGGTCCTTGTTCCCGGCGTGCAGCGCCAGGACCAGGTTCTCGTTCTTCGCGATGGCTCGCTGGGACGCCTCATAGTACGCCTGTCTGTCACGGTCTGGGACAGGCACAAATAAACTCTGAATTGTGTAAACTCGTCTAACGTACAGTTTACTTTACAGAGCAATGCCAACTGGCCACTTGCCGCAAGTCCGCCCACATTTGTGACTCCTGTAACGCTAAACATGAAGCCAAGCAAAGATGTCACAGCAAAGGTCCTGGAATAGTCAATGAATGTCACCCATAGGGAAGCTTTCTAGATTTTATGAAAACATTTGCTCATTGTACTTTGGATTTTCTCTCACATTTGCTGGTGTAATggggctttgtttgtttgagcaaTAAATTGACATCGACGTTTACGCAAGATAACGTTATACCTGTTTTCTGCAAGCTGCGTACTCACCTTTCAGGGAAAGTTTGGACCTCAGCTGGTCGATCTGATCATGAGGAGTCCATCCCTGCATACTCTGGAAGTCTGGTCGGCTCCTCATGACGTCACAGGTTACAATGTCCCgccaaaaaaacaagaaatgtccCTTCTTTCCCCCTCAGAACCACCCCGAGACTGATGGATTGACTTCTTGTTGTTGTCACTTTTGCGCTGTGGTCTCCAAAACAAGTCGTCACAGAGAGGAAGAACAATGCCGTTCCAGAACACCAAGTTTTGAACGTAAACGAAATCAACGCCTACAATATTTCCCCAAACTATCGCAAAAAGACTCATATAATCAATCGTAATAAATAGACGAAGTCTTTGTCGCGTTTAGAATCAATAGTTGTTAGCTACACTGTTTTATTTCCACTTTATGAAGTCCCTGAAAACTTGGGTAGTGACGTCTTTTTTGGATGGAAGCGGTGCATTGTGGGTCACAAGATGGCCGCCGGCGGGTGATTCGGAAATTCCGGAGAGTTG
Proteins encoded in this window:
- the LOC118421067 gene encoding uncharacterized protein LOC118421067, with translation MRSRPDFQSMQGWTPHDQIDQLRSKLSLKDRDRQAYYEASQRAIAKNENLVLALHAGNKDHRVALAESQNVRICLCTFLKLNKKSFHLTTNLDFLNDFPP